One Malaclemys terrapin pileata isolate rMalTer1 chromosome 9, rMalTer1.hap1, whole genome shotgun sequence DNA window includes the following coding sequences:
- the CEP19 gene encoding centrosomal protein of 19 kDa, translating to MTYVAKKCGIRFQPPSIILIYEDENKNRARQRIMPIRNFSKFSDCSRAAEQLKNNPRHKAYLQGVSLQQLQKLYSLLRGHLQGKSLAQSLEQIQQEETIDPEEDLNKLDDKELAKRKSIMDELFEKNRKKKDDPDFTYNVEVEFPQVEQLESCGWDAESDNEF from the exons ATGACTTATGTTGCAAAGAAGTGTGGCATTCGCTTTCAGCCTCCATCCATTATCCTGATCTATGAAGATGAAAACAAGAATAGAGCACGCCAGCGCATCATGCCTATCCGAAATTTCTCCAAGTTCTCAG attgcagcagggctgcagaacagctgaAGAATAACCCTCGGCACAAGGCTTACCTACAAGGGGTctcactgcagcagctgcagaaattATACAGTTTGCTAAGAGGCCACTTGCAGGGAAAGAGTTTGGCCCAGAGCTTGGAGCAGATTCAGCAGGAAGAGACCATTGACCCAGAGGAGGACCTGAACAAACTAGATGACAAGGAACTGGCGAAAAGGAAGAGTATCATGGATGAGCTGTTTGAAAAGAACAGGAAGAAGAAGGATGACCCAGATTTCACCTACAATGTTGAGGTTGAATTCCCACAAGTTGAGCAGCTGGAATCCTGTGGCTGGGATGCAGAGTCGGACAATGAGTTCTGA
- the PIGX gene encoding LOW QUALITY PROTEIN: phosphatidylinositol-glycan biosynthesis class X protein (The sequence of the model RefSeq protein was modified relative to this genomic sequence to represent the inferred CDS: deleted 2 bases in 1 codon): MARPGGDRDPAPAVRGAVRLCGTGTQTRAEGGGALPWVCGSCSPVTSQSLSSLDLEMQWQWMERVFLWKSILTFRVSLLVCTAGNLCAQATCPDITVTQQLLKEGFHRDLLTKVELGAGDEAIGSCTVAIKEHLPTGLYVDPYELASLQQHNLTEALMIPDTVDVESPEYLATDLAIVVYMKPDPQCACCFKAMLPVHCRYHRPTEEDGEAFALLKSPEILIHCHKSFLSVECWKYSEVEAPCSVRNRHTCHWNKVKYKHVNKEVILQVPVGLKQHGALVCAVTLLTTVLCSSLVLAAVCKYGHFSLVHCSE; the protein is encoded by the exons ATGGCCCGCCCGGGCGGGGACCGGGACCCAGCGCCTGCAGTCCGTGGGGCGGTCCGGCTG TGCGGGACAGGGACGCAGACTCGTGCGGAGGGTGGCGGCGCCTTGCCGTGGGTCTGCGGGTCCTGCTCCCCCGTCACTTCTCAGAGCCTGAGCTCG ttggaTTTGGAAATGCAGTGGCAGTGGATGGAGAGAGTGTTTCTTTGGAAAAGTATTCTCACCTTTAGAGTATCCTTGCTTGTTTGCACAGCAGGAAATTTGT GCGCACAGGCCACTTGTCCTGATATCACTGTGACTCAACAGCTTCTGAAAGAGGGATTTCACAG agACTTGCTAACAAAGGTAGAACTTGGTGCAGGGGATGAAGCCATAGGAAGCTGCACTGTGGCAATTAAAGAACACCTACCAACAGGACTATATGTGGATCCCTATGAGTTGGCATCATTGCAACAGCACAACCTAACTGAG GCTCTGATGATTCCAGATACCGTTGATGTGGAATCTCCTGAATACTTAGCCACAGACCTTGCCATTGTTGTTTACATGAAACCTGACCCTCAGTGTGCTTGCTGTTTTAAAGCCATGTTGCCTGTGCACTGCCGGTATCACCGGCCAACAGAGGAAGATGGGGAAGCATTTGCTCTTTTGAAGAGTCCAGAAATATTGATTCATTGCCATAAAA GTTTCCTGTCAGTTGAATGTTGGAAGTATTCTGAAGTGGAAGCTCCATGTTCAGTGAGAAACAGGCATACCTGTCATTGGAACAAAGTGAAGTACAAACAT gtaaataaggaagtgataCTGCAGGTTCCAGTGGGGCTCAAACAACATGGTGCCTTGGTATGTGCAGTGACTCTTCTTACCACGGTCCTGTGCTCCAGTCTGGTTCTTGCAGCTGTATGCAAATATGGACACTTCTCCTTGGTGCACTGCTCAGAATGA